One stretch of Ornithinimicrobium ciconiae DNA includes these proteins:
- a CDS encoding ParA family protein yields the protein MTERDAQLDPTRSPQLPRPRETRVLTVANQKGGVGKTTTTVNMAAALSQQGLRVLVIDMDPQGNASTALGIPHAGDTAGVYDVLIDGTSLAEVVHESPSLPGLWCAPATVDLAGAEIELVPMVAREGRLRKAVRAFLRAEEEAGARFDYVFIDCPPSLGLLTINSFVAGSEVLIPIQCEYYALEGLSQLLTNIDLIKEHLNPELQVSHILLTMYDGRTRLSSQVADEVRTHFTSTVLRTSIPRSVRISEAPSHGETVMTYDPISSGALCYLEAAKEVARSPRAGEEGSTHE from the coding sequence ATGACCGAGCGTGACGCCCAGTTGGACCCAACTCGCTCTCCGCAGCTGCCCCGGCCCCGCGAGACGCGGGTGCTCACTGTCGCCAACCAGAAGGGCGGCGTGGGTAAGACCACGACCACCGTCAACATGGCGGCGGCACTCAGCCAGCAGGGACTGCGCGTCCTGGTGATTGACATGGACCCGCAGGGAAATGCCAGCACTGCTCTTGGGATCCCGCACGCGGGCGACACGGCGGGCGTCTATGACGTGCTCATCGATGGCACCTCCCTGGCTGAGGTGGTGCACGAGAGTCCCTCGCTGCCGGGTCTGTGGTGCGCCCCGGCGACCGTGGACCTGGCCGGTGCCGAGATCGAGCTGGTGCCGATGGTGGCCCGCGAGGGCCGGCTGCGCAAGGCTGTCCGTGCCTTCCTGCGGGCCGAAGAGGAGGCGGGAGCACGCTTCGACTACGTCTTCATCGACTGCCCACCGAGCCTGGGTCTGCTCACGATCAACTCGTTCGTGGCGGGGTCCGAGGTGCTGATCCCCATCCAGTGTGAGTACTACGCGCTGGAGGGCCTCAGCCAGCTCCTCACCAATATTGACCTGATCAAGGAGCACCTCAACCCAGAGCTCCAGGTCTCCCACATCCTGCTGACCATGTATGACGGCCGCACCAGGCTGTCCTCCCAGGTCGCCGACGAGGTGCGCACCCACTTCACGAGCACTGTCCTGAGGACCTCCATCCCGCGGTCGGTCCGCATTAGCGAGGCTCCCAGCCACGGAGAGACCGTCATGACCTATGACCCCATCAGCAGCGGTGCCCTGTGCTATCTGGAGGCCGCCAAGGAAGTCGCCCGATCCCCTCGGGCAGGAGAGGAAGGCAGCACCCATGAGTGA
- the rsmG gene encoding 16S rRNA (guanine(527)-N(7))-methyltransferase RsmG has product MKHDDSEQPGLPDRPPPVASEIFGNRLPIAEQFAQILADTGVSHGLIGPRETPRLWDRHLLNCGVVEAVLPHRTRLVDVGSGAGLPGLVLAIARPDLDVVLVEPMLRRTTWLQSTVDELGLGNVQVLRGRAQDFWGKLRAPVVTARAVARLGELSAWCLPLLEAEGRLLALKGATAERELAEDEPELRRAGATSGRLIVLGEDSLPEPTRLVEVTVGSVPVKPTESAVRRSSSGPGRTRGTKKGAQSSPRRGSTERQASGG; this is encoded by the coding sequence GTGAAACACGATGACAGCGAGCAGCCGGGCCTCCCGGACCGTCCGCCACCGGTTGCCAGCGAGATCTTCGGCAACCGGCTCCCGATCGCGGAGCAGTTCGCCCAGATCCTGGCGGACACCGGCGTCAGCCACGGCCTCATCGGACCGCGCGAGACTCCCCGCCTGTGGGATCGTCACCTGCTCAACTGTGGAGTCGTGGAGGCTGTCCTGCCACACCGCACCCGGCTGGTCGACGTGGGGTCGGGCGCAGGGCTGCCGGGACTCGTCCTGGCCATCGCCCGGCCGGACCTCGATGTCGTGCTGGTCGAGCCGATGCTCCGCCGGACCACCTGGCTGCAGAGCACGGTCGACGAGCTCGGCCTCGGCAATGTCCAGGTCCTGCGCGGTCGGGCCCAGGACTTCTGGGGCAAGCTGCGGGCGCCGGTGGTTACCGCCCGCGCGGTCGCTCGTCTCGGCGAGCTCTCAGCGTGGTGTCTGCCGCTGCTCGAGGCCGAGGGACGACTGCTCGCCCTCAAGGGAGCCACGGCGGAGCGCGAGCTCGCCGAGGATGAGCCTGAGTTGCGGCGCGCCGGCGCCACGAGTGGTCGGCTCATTGTCCTCGGCGAGGACTCACTGCCCGAGCCCACGCGACTCGTGGAGGTCACCGTCGGCTCGGTCCCCGTCAAACCGACGGAGTCGGCCGTGCGGCGGTCGTCGTCCGGACCGGGACGCACCCGCGGCACCAAGAAGGGCGCTCAGTCCTCACCCCGGCGTGGGTCCACAGAGCGGCAAGCCAGCGGGGGATGA
- a CDS encoding Jag family protein yields the protein MTTEPITQQTAETPEGVATPTTEDSPETTTESSALQQGGSSTRKEALEHEGEIAADFLETLLDIADLDGDLEVNVEGDRAAVAIVDSEDGPAPKKLVGSGAAVLEALQELTRLAVQAETGDRSRLMLDIAGHRAGRRAELVTLARRTCETVKNSGEQAELEAMSAFERKVVHDEVLAAGLISESEGTEPNRYVVILPQD from the coding sequence GTGACTACCGAACCCATCACGCAGCAGACCGCTGAGACACCGGAGGGCGTGGCAACTCCCACGACCGAGGACAGCCCCGAGACGACCACAGAGAGCAGTGCTCTCCAGCAGGGTGGTTCGTCGACCCGCAAGGAGGCCCTGGAGCACGAGGGCGAGATTGCCGCCGACTTCCTGGAGACCCTCCTGGACATCGCCGACCTGGACGGGGACCTCGAGGTCAACGTCGAGGGCGACCGTGCCGCGGTGGCGATCGTCGACTCCGAGGACGGCCCGGCGCCCAAGAAGTTGGTGGGCTCCGGAGCTGCGGTCCTGGAGGCGCTTCAGGAGTTGACCCGCCTTGCCGTCCAGGCCGAGACCGGCGACCGCAGCCGGCTCATGCTGGACATTGCCGGTCACCGGGCCGGTCGGCGCGCGGAGCTGGTGACCCTGGCACGGCGCACCTGCGAGACGGTCAAGAACTCCGGGGAGCAGGCGGAGCTCGAGGCGATGTCCGCGTTCGAGCGCAAGGTGGTGCACGACGAGGTCCTCGCAGCTGGTCTGATCTCCGAGTCCGAAGGCACCGAGCCGAATCGTTACGTGGTCATCCTGCCCCAGGACTGA
- the yidC gene encoding membrane protein insertase YidC: MLDTLLWPFTWLVSSILAGFHWIFSALGMADSNGLTWALCIVGLVVVLRVMLMPLFVRQIHSQRRMQLIQPELMKIQKKYKGKKDDLSRQKMQEESFALYKKHGTNPFSSCLPIVAQMPFFFALFRILNTVPAIASGKKTVPGFFTQELAGAMNEATILGAKLSSSFLHSDDTSAKILSVVLIIAMSVTTFTTQHQLMRKNMPAAALDNPMARQQKILLYALPLIFAVTGVNFPLGVLIYWTVSNLWTMCQQFYVIRRMPAPGSPAEKALEQRRLAKGKPVTKMQLSSTTDEEESDEAGVGGGTGSAGAARSGQRVQPKSKKRKKGSNRPKGR, translated from the coding sequence ATGCTAGACACTCTGCTCTGGCCGTTCACCTGGCTCGTCTCGTCGATCCTGGCCGGTTTCCACTGGATCTTCTCCGCCCTGGGCATGGCGGACTCCAACGGACTGACCTGGGCGTTGTGCATCGTCGGCCTGGTCGTCGTCCTGCGTGTCATGCTCATGCCGCTGTTTGTGCGACAGATCCACTCGCAGCGCCGGATGCAGCTCATCCAGCCCGAGCTGATGAAGATCCAGAAGAAGTACAAGGGCAAGAAGGACGACCTCTCCCGCCAGAAGATGCAGGAGGAGTCGTTCGCGCTCTATAAGAAGCACGGCACGAACCCGTTCTCGTCGTGCCTGCCGATCGTGGCCCAGATGCCGTTCTTCTTTGCGCTGTTCCGGATCCTGAACACTGTGCCGGCGATCGCCAGCGGCAAGAAGACCGTGCCGGGCTTCTTCACCCAGGAGCTGGCAGGGGCGATGAACGAGGCGACGATCCTCGGCGCCAAGCTGTCCTCCAGCTTCCTGCACAGCGACGACACCTCGGCCAAGATCCTCTCCGTGGTGCTCATCATCGCGATGTCGGTGACGACCTTCACCACGCAGCATCAGCTGATGCGCAAGAACATGCCGGCCGCTGCGCTGGACAACCCCATGGCACGGCAGCAGAAGATCCTGCTCTATGCCCTGCCCCTCATCTTTGCGGTCACCGGCGTCAACTTCCCGCTCGGTGTGCTCATCTACTGGACCGTCTCCAACCTCTGGACGATGTGCCAGCAGTTCTACGTCATCCGTCGCATGCCGGCGCCCGGATCGCCCGCCGAGAAGGCGCTGGAGCAGCGTCGCCTCGCCAAGGGCAAGCCGGTGACCAAGATGCAGCTGAGCAGCACCACCGATGAGGAGGAGTCCGACGAGGCAGGCGTGGGCGGCGGGACAGGCTCGGCCGGCGCGGCTCGCAGCGGGCAACGAGTCCAGCCCAAGAGCAAGAAGCGCAAGAAGGGCAGCAACCGGCCCAAGGGCCGCTGA
- the yidD gene encoding membrane protein insertion efficiency factor YidD — MSTATSREASTIGTYLAMPLIALVRVYQLLISPLLGPSCKFYPSCSAYAVTALRRHGPIRGTWLAARRLGRCHPWSHGGVDHVPERGPGRSTTTDH, encoded by the coding sequence ATGAGCACGGCCACCAGCCGGGAGGCGAGCACGATCGGGACCTACCTGGCGATGCCGTTGATCGCTCTGGTGCGGGTCTATCAATTGCTGATCTCCCCGTTGCTGGGGCCGTCGTGCAAGTTCTACCCGTCGTGCTCGGCGTATGCCGTCACCGCGCTGCGCCGACACGGACCGATCAGGGGAACCTGGCTGGCGGCTCGTCGGTTGGGTAGGTGCCACCCCTGGTCCCACGGAGGGGTCGACCACGTCCCTGAGCGGGGTCCTGGCCGCAGCACCACCACAGACCACTAA
- the rnpA gene encoding ribonuclease P protein component, with amino-acid sequence MLPRRHRLTRPREFTAVLRGGESTTRRRRAGTPLLVVHCATTTDPTRGPRVGFVVSRAVGNSVVRHRVTRRLRHLVADRIGDLPPEADLVVRANAAAATASSAQLGHALDQALERACQVAR; translated from the coding sequence GTGCTGCCCCGACGTCACCGGCTGACCCGACCGCGGGAATTCACCGCGGTGCTCCGGGGTGGCGAGAGCACGACCCGTCGGCGCCGCGCAGGCACCCCCTTGCTTGTGGTGCACTGTGCGACGACCACCGATCCGACCCGGGGTCCCCGGGTCGGATTTGTCGTGTCCCGCGCCGTGGGCAACTCGGTTGTGCGGCACCGTGTGACGCGCAGGTTGCGCCACCTCGTCGCCGACCGGATCGGGGATCTTCCCCCCGAGGCCGATCTGGTTGTGCGGGCCAACGCCGCCGCGGCGACAGCGTCGTCGGCCCAGCTGGGCCACGCCCTGGATCAGGCGCTGGAGCGCGCCTGCCAGGTGGCGCGATGA
- the rpmH gene encoding 50S ribosomal protein L34 → MSKRTFQPNNRRRSRVHGFRLRMRTRAGRSILASRRAKGRTKLSA, encoded by the coding sequence GTGAGCAAGCGCACCTTCCAGCCCAACAACCGCCGTCGCTCCCGCGTGCACGGCTTCCGTCTGCGGATGCGCACCCGCGCTGGCCGCTCGATCCTGGCCTCCCGTCGGGCCAAGGGCCGCACCAAGCTGTCTGCCTGA
- the dnaA gene encoding chromosomal replication initiator protein DnaA, which yields MTQPEVDYTQVWRDTIGKMGDDTSPRDRAYLAMVRLVGLIDSTALLAVPYEHTKETLETTLREPVRLALSSTLDVDVRLAVTVDDLLRRQVEGEADPPATTPPAGRPDATPQGADDDAGGADGGTGDPHQQVITEQVDGQPLDNGTGPSLSGSAPGARRTSERPPKRNSSAADMDPRLNPKYTFDTFVSGSSNRFAHAASLAVAESPARAYNPLFIYGESGLGKTHLLHAIGHYALNLYPGVRVRYVNSEEFTNDFINSIRDDKAGAFQRRYRNVDFLLIDDIQFLQGKEQTVEEFFHTFNTLHNSEKQVVITSDQPPKKLSGFAERMRSRFEWGLLTDVQPPDLETRIAILQKKAAQEGMTAPDDTLELIASKITTNIRELEGALIRVTAFASLSGHPVSAELAGHVLKDIIPSGDGGTITAGTIMTEVADYFRISVDDLCGTSRSRTLVNARQIAMYLCRELTDLSLPKIGDEFGGRDHTTVMHAERKIRQLIGERRALYDQITELTGQIRKASAR from the coding sequence ATGACGCAGCCAGAGGTTGACTACACCCAGGTCTGGCGCGACACCATCGGAAAGATGGGCGACGACACCTCACCGCGCGACCGCGCCTATCTGGCGATGGTCCGGTTGGTGGGTCTGATCGACTCCACCGCACTCTTGGCGGTGCCCTATGAGCACACCAAAGAGACCCTCGAGACCACGCTGCGGGAGCCGGTGCGCCTGGCGCTCTCCTCCACGCTGGACGTGGACGTCCGCCTCGCGGTCACGGTCGACGACCTCCTGCGCCGGCAGGTCGAGGGTGAGGCCGACCCGCCGGCCACCACACCACCTGCAGGTCGCCCCGACGCCACCCCCCAGGGTGCCGACGACGACGCAGGTGGGGCCGACGGCGGGACCGGCGATCCGCACCAGCAGGTCATCACCGAGCAGGTCGACGGGCAACCGCTGGACAATGGCACCGGCCCGTCGCTGTCGGGCAGCGCGCCAGGTGCTCGACGCACGAGCGAGCGACCGCCCAAGCGCAACTCCTCGGCGGCCGACATGGACCCGCGCCTGAACCCCAAGTACACCTTCGACACCTTCGTGTCGGGCTCGTCCAACCGGTTTGCCCACGCGGCGTCACTGGCCGTGGCGGAGTCACCGGCCCGCGCCTACAACCCGCTGTTCATCTACGGCGAGTCCGGCCTGGGCAAGACCCACCTCCTCCACGCCATCGGGCACTACGCGCTCAACCTCTATCCGGGCGTGCGGGTGCGTTATGTGAACTCTGAGGAGTTCACCAACGACTTCATCAACAGCATCCGCGACGACAAGGCCGGAGCGTTCCAGCGCCGCTACCGCAATGTCGACTTCCTGCTCATCGACGACATCCAGTTCCTGCAGGGCAAGGAGCAGACGGTCGAGGAGTTCTTCCACACCTTCAACACGCTGCACAACAGCGAGAAGCAGGTCGTGATCACCTCCGACCAGCCCCCCAAGAAGCTCTCCGGCTTTGCCGAGCGGATGCGCAGCCGGTTTGAGTGGGGCCTGCTGACCGATGTGCAGCCGCCGGACCTGGAGACGCGCATCGCGATCCTCCAGAAGAAGGCCGCCCAGGAGGGCATGACCGCTCCCGACGACACGCTCGAGCTCATTGCCAGCAAGATCACGACCAACATCCGGGAGCTCGAGGGCGCCCTGATCCGGGTCACCGCCTTCGCGTCGCTGTCCGGCCACCCGGTCAGCGCCGAACTGGCTGGTCACGTGCTCAAGGACATCATCCCCAGCGGTGACGGCGGGACGATCACGGCTGGCACGATCATGACTGAGGTCGCCGACTACTTCCGGATCAGCGTCGACGACCTGTGCGGCACCTCCCGCTCACGCACGCTGGTCAACGCCCGGCAGATCGCCATGTATCTCTGTCGCGAGCTGACGGACCTCTCGCTGCCCAAGATCGGCGACGAGTTCGGCGGCCGCGACCACACCACGGTGATGCACGCCGAGCGCAAGATCCGCCAGCTGATCGGCGAGCGACGCGCCCTCTACGACCAGATCACCGAATTGACCGGTCAGATCCGCAAGGCCTCTGCGCGCTGA
- the dnaN gene encoding DNA polymerase III subunit beta, whose protein sequence is MKFRVERDVLSEAVAWVVRGLSSRPPVPVLAGVLLQADEQGTLTLSAFDYEISATVTVEADVTEGGEVLVLGRLLADIARNLPHQAVEFATDGNKVQLVCGSSRFSLIQMPVADYPALPTSSESSGTVAGDVFTNAVSQVSIAADRGDTLPILTGVRVEIEGEKITLLATDRYRLAMRELTWSPQDTSVSHVALIPARTLSETAKALGAAGSIEIALGDAARGEGLIGFEAGSRRATTRLLDGEYPKVTSIFPTSVDTVAVVDTHTILEAARRVALVAERNTPVRLRFSEGQVAIEAGTGDDAQGSEAIEATLTGPELEIAFNPQFLLDGLSALGTPFARISFTQPSKPAVLSGQAEMDGESDESFRYVLMPVRFAG, encoded by the coding sequence GTGAAGTTCCGCGTAGAACGCGATGTCTTGTCAGAAGCCGTCGCGTGGGTCGTCCGCGGGCTGAGCAGCCGGCCGCCGGTCCCCGTCCTGGCCGGCGTGCTGCTCCAGGCCGATGAGCAGGGCACCCTGACCCTGTCCGCCTTCGACTACGAGATCTCTGCGACCGTCACGGTCGAGGCCGACGTCACCGAGGGTGGCGAGGTGCTCGTCCTGGGTCGTCTGCTGGCAGACATCGCTCGCAACCTGCCCCACCAGGCGGTCGAGTTCGCCACGGACGGCAACAAGGTGCAACTCGTGTGCGGGTCCAGCCGGTTCTCGTTGATCCAGATGCCGGTTGCCGACTACCCCGCGCTACCGACCTCGAGCGAGAGCAGCGGCACGGTCGCCGGAGACGTCTTCACCAACGCCGTCAGCCAGGTGTCCATCGCCGCAGACCGCGGGGACACGCTCCCGATCCTCACCGGCGTCCGCGTCGAGATCGAGGGCGAGAAGATCACCCTGCTGGCCACCGACCGCTATCGCCTCGCGATGCGTGAGCTCACCTGGTCGCCGCAGGACACCAGCGTCTCCCACGTGGCGCTGATCCCGGCGCGCACGCTGTCGGAGACCGCCAAGGCGCTGGGAGCGGCCGGCTCGATCGAGATCGCGCTGGGCGATGCCGCCCGGGGCGAGGGACTCATCGGTTTCGAGGCCGGCTCCCGTCGGGCGACCACCCGATTGCTTGACGGTGAGTACCCCAAGGTCACCTCGATCTTCCCGACCAGCGTCGACACCGTTGCCGTCGTCGACACCCACACCATCCTCGAGGCCGCCCGCCGTGTCGCCCTGGTCGCCGAGCGCAACACCCCCGTGCGACTGCGCTTCTCCGAGGGGCAGGTCGCGATCGAGGCCGGCACCGGCGACGACGCCCAGGGCAGCGAGGCCATCGAGGCCACGCTGACCGGTCCGGAGCTGGAGATCGCGTTCAACCCGCAGTTTCTGCTCGACGGACTGTCCGCCCTCGGCACCCCGTTCGCCCGAATCAGCTTCACCCAGCCGTCCAAGCCGGCGGTGCTCTCCGGCCAGGCCGAGATGGACGGCGAGTCAGACGAGTCCTTCCGCTATGTGCTGATGCCGGTCAGGTTTGCCGGCTGA
- the gnd gene encoding phosphogluconate dehydrogenase (NAD(+)-dependent, decarboxylating) gives MQLGMIGLGKMGANMRDRLRAAGHEVVGYDLNPEVRDVDSLSALVEALEAPRVVWVMVPHGEPTQQTVDELGSLLTEGDLVIEGGNSHFTDDVKHHAELGSKGIGYLDCGVSGGIWGITEGYGLMCGGETEWVEKAMPIFDALRPEGPREEGWVHAGEVGSGHYAKMVHNGIEYGLMHAYAEGFELLTAKDTVKDVEGVFRAWTRGTVVRSWLLDLMVKALEETPGLEGVSEYTTDSGEGRWTLIEGIENAVPMPVLSAALFARFASRQENSPAMQAVAALRGQFGGHAVQMLDEETPQVHQGAEPKHDEGTERPGAGAEAPGGQSAGSEAADAGPSSGSGDTDGSSAPGADAGPTSGSGDTDAG, from the coding sequence ATGCAGTTGGGAATGATCGGACTGGGCAAGATGGGCGCCAATATGCGCGACCGTCTCCGCGCCGCTGGCCACGAGGTCGTGGGCTACGACCTCAACCCCGAGGTCCGGGACGTGGACAGTCTGAGCGCCCTGGTCGAGGCCCTGGAGGCTCCGCGGGTGGTGTGGGTGATGGTCCCCCACGGCGAGCCGACGCAGCAGACGGTCGACGAGCTCGGCTCCCTGCTGACCGAGGGCGACCTGGTGATCGAGGGTGGCAACAGCCACTTCACCGACGACGTCAAGCACCACGCTGAGCTGGGCAGCAAGGGGATCGGCTATCTTGACTGCGGTGTCTCGGGAGGCATCTGGGGCATCACCGAGGGCTATGGCCTGATGTGCGGTGGCGAGACCGAGTGGGTCGAGAAGGCGATGCCGATCTTCGACGCGCTGCGCCCGGAGGGACCCCGCGAGGAGGGCTGGGTGCACGCCGGTGAGGTGGGCTCTGGCCACTACGCCAAGATGGTCCATAACGGCATTGAGTACGGCCTGATGCACGCCTACGCCGAGGGCTTCGAGCTGCTCACCGCCAAGGACACCGTCAAGGACGTCGAGGGTGTCTTCCGTGCTTGGACCCGGGGCACGGTCGTGCGCTCCTGGCTGCTGGACCTGATGGTCAAGGCCCTGGAGGAGACCCCCGGCCTGGAGGGCGTCAGCGAGTACACCACCGACTCCGGCGAGGGACGCTGGACCCTGATCGAGGGGATCGAGAACGCGGTGCCGATGCCGGTGCTGAGCGCGGCCCTGTTCGCGCGGTTCGCCTCCCGTCAGGAGAACTCCCCCGCGATGCAGGCCGTCGCGGCACTGCGCGGCCAGTTCGGTGGGCACGCTGTGCAGATGCTCGACGAGGAGACCCCGCAGGTCCACCAGGGTGCCGAGCCCAAGCACGACGAGGGCACCGAGCGTCCCGGCGCGGGCGCAGAGGCCCCGGGCGGTCAGTCGGCAGGGTCCGAGGCAGCGGATGCTGGCCCCTCCTCCGGCTCCGGTGACACCGACGGGTCGTCCGCACCCGGGGCGGACGCCGGTCCCACCTCGGGCTCCGGCGACACCGACGCGGGCTAG
- the recF gene encoding DNA replication/repair protein RecF (All proteins in this family for which functions are known are DNA-binding proteins that assist the filamentation of RecA onto DNA for the initiation of recombination or recombinational repair.): MHLRHLSVTDFRSYHGAEVSLTPGITTLLGRNGVGKTNLVEAAGYLATLGSHRVSTDAPLVRHGAESAIVRGAVVREGRESIVELEILPGRANRARLNKSPQTRPRDLLGTLRTVLFAPEDLSLVKGDPAERRRFLDDLLVARQPRWAGVRSDYDKALKQRNALLRSGQHLWRGGRKQVPQHRLAPGESVEDARAAVESTLAAWDTQVAQVGAALTYARLRLLRDLGPYLAEAYSRISDAAAQAQATYRSSLEGSVAEAITAGEVPEQQELYAATLAVLQERRREEQERGVTLVGPHRDELVLSLGELPAKGYASHGESWSIALALRLASFRLLRHDVGTDPVLVLDDVFAELDSGRRERLAELVSECEQVLITAAVAEDVPAWLSGRGTILDVADGAVVPRESTERDTGEMPERDTGEMPEQESGG, from the coding sequence GTGCACCTGCGCCATCTCAGCGTCACCGACTTCCGGAGCTATCACGGCGCCGAGGTGAGTCTGACGCCCGGCATCACCACGCTCCTGGGACGCAATGGTGTCGGCAAGACCAACCTGGTCGAGGCTGCCGGCTATCTCGCCACGCTCGGCAGTCACCGGGTCTCCACCGATGCACCGCTGGTCCGGCACGGGGCCGAGTCGGCGATCGTGCGTGGAGCCGTGGTCCGGGAGGGCCGCGAGAGCATTGTCGAGCTGGAGATCTTGCCCGGGCGCGCCAACCGGGCCCGGCTGAACAAGTCACCCCAGACCCGGCCCCGTGACCTGCTCGGCACCCTGCGCACCGTGCTCTTCGCCCCGGAGGACCTGTCGCTGGTCAAGGGGGATCCGGCGGAGCGCCGCCGCTTCCTCGACGACCTGCTGGTCGCCCGTCAGCCGCGCTGGGCGGGGGTGCGCAGCGACTATGACAAGGCGCTCAAGCAGCGCAACGCCCTGCTGCGGTCGGGCCAGCACCTGTGGCGCGGTGGCCGCAAGCAGGTCCCCCAGCACCGACTCGCCCCCGGTGAGAGCGTCGAGGACGCGCGTGCAGCGGTCGAGTCGACCCTGGCCGCCTGGGACACGCAGGTCGCGCAGGTCGGCGCCGCCCTGACCTATGCGCGGCTGCGCCTCCTGCGCGACCTCGGCCCCTATCTCGCCGAGGCCTACTCCAGGATCAGCGACGCCGCGGCGCAGGCCCAGGCGACCTACCGCTCCAGCCTGGAGGGGTCGGTGGCCGAGGCGATCACCGCCGGTGAGGTGCCTGAGCAGCAGGAGTTGTATGCCGCCACGCTCGCGGTCCTGCAGGAGCGCCGCCGCGAGGAGCAGGAACGCGGCGTCACCCTGGTCGGTCCGCACCGCGACGAGCTGGTCCTGTCGCTGGGTGAGCTGCCGGCCAAGGGGTATGCCAGCCACGGAGAGTCCTGGTCGATCGCGCTGGCCCTGCGCCTGGCGTCCTTCCGGCTGCTGCGCCACGATGTGGGCACCGACCCGGTGCTCGTGCTGGACGACGTCTTCGCCGAGCTGGACTCCGGGCGTCGAGAGCGCCTGGCCGAGCTCGTCTCCGAGTGCGAGCAGGTGCTCATCACCGCGGCGGTCGCCGAGGACGTGCCGGCGTGGTTGTCGGGCCGCGGGACAATCCTGGACGTGGCAGACGGTGCCGTCGTGCCGCGGGAGAGCACTGAGCGGGACACTGGTGAGATGCCTGAGCGGGACACTGGTGAGATGCCTGAGCAGGAGTCCGGCGGATGA
- a CDS encoding DUF721 domain-containing protein: MTGPDESGPDRSGADESGPDDSEERAPLTAAADALARARASARARGLRPGPLGKKRTAGQELAERRSGTGEGAARDPRLLGGEVDRLLSSRGWGADVQVGAVIGRWPTIVGAEVSQHVQPLGFDGTVLTVQADSTAWATQMKLLSSSVLARIETEVGAGVVTEISVRGPAAPSWRKGRLRAPGRGPRDTYG; encoded by the coding sequence ATGACTGGTCCCGACGAGTCCGGTCCCGACAGGTCCGGTGCTGACGAGTCCGGGCCTGACGACTCCGAGGAGCGGGCGCCGCTGACTGCAGCGGCCGACGCGCTGGCCCGAGCCCGCGCCAGCGCTCGGGCTCGAGGGCTGCGACCGGGCCCGCTGGGCAAGAAGCGGACCGCAGGGCAGGAACTGGCCGAGCGCCGCTCCGGCACCGGTGAGGGCGCGGCACGGGACCCCAGGCTCCTCGGCGGTGAGGTCGACCGGCTGCTGAGCTCACGCGGTTGGGGCGCTGACGTGCAGGTGGGGGCGGTCATCGGCCGGTGGCCCACCATCGTCGGCGCCGAGGTGTCCCAGCACGTGCAGCCGCTCGGGTTCGATGGCACGGTGCTGACTGTGCAGGCAGACTCCACCGCCTGGGCGACGCAGATGAAGCTGCTGAGCAGCTCGGTGCTCGCGCGGATCGAGACCGAGGTCGGTGCGGGGGTGGTCACCGAGATCTCCGTCCGTGGACCGGCCGCGCCGAGCTGGCGCAAGGGCCGGTTGCGGGCACCGGGACGAGGACCGCGCGACACCTACGGCTGA